The DNA sequence catatatacatctatatatatatatatatatatatatatatatatatatatatatatatatatataaaaaaaaggttcagaCTCAGTCAGTCCAGCATGAAGGTAAACATGTAGATTTACAAACTGTGCTGCCTCCTTAATGCAAAGCTAAGTTGGTTAGTGCTAATACTCGGCTTTGTGGCGTTGCCCACTGCTGTGCAGTTTGTCTTCAGTGCCAGGTCAAAGACTATGAGTACATGTGACATCGGGAATTCGCTTCATTAATTAGACTTACCTGGTAAAGCGCACTTTGCAGATGGCGCATTCATAGGGTTTCTCTCCCGTGTGCGTTCGAATGTGGCGGGGAAGCTTGCCTGCACCTTGGATGACCTTGGAGCATATGGGGCACTTCTGGAAGGCCTTAGAGCGCATCTTCCtctctccaccacctcctcctccacccccgttgcctctctctcctccagctctgtCTTGGCCTGTACTGCCCCTTGATAACCAGAGTGGAGGCACACcatgtgacacagcagcagaagctgcATCCTCGGGTTGCGTGCTGTTAAAATAATTCAAGTAAAATTCCATGTCTGGGTCATCCCCATCTCCTGGTTCCTCCCCGGTCACTGGGCGCTCCTTTTGCCTCTCGATGGAGTCCATCATCTGCTGCAGGAGGGCACTGGCTGAACCCCTCTCTCTTGTCAACACCTCCCTACTCCCATCCTCCATTTCTGTCTCCTGCCCCAACCTAGAGTCAGGGGGGAGGTAGAAGTGCCCGTTTTGGGACGGGGGATAGAAAGATGACCCCAGGCTTGCTCCATTTCCCTGCACTGTCTCCCCATCCTCTTCCTCGTAatcatcctcatcttcttcctcgTGCTCCTGTGTTGGGGCCTGGGCCAAGGCGAGGGCCAAAGGGGAGTAGTACTCACCATGGCCACCAGGAGCTCCATTGCTAGGGCCATTGCCGTGGTTAAAGTGCAGGTGCGTGGGCAAGTCCCTGAGCTCTGgcgtgctgcagctgctgctccagtgTGCCCCTCTCTGGAAGTACTCCAGGTACTCCCGGGCCCGCACACGGTTCCCCTGCTCCTTGCCTCCTCTGccctttccttctttttcttcatcttcatctctttGCTCACTGCCCGCCTAGAGAAACATGGTGAAAAATGAAGCgagaaaaataaagtacagtgtacagtgtaaAGTACAgcagttaaaaaataaagttttttggcagaaactgaatgtACTCCCCTTaagtatgtttatatacatgcactgaataattgctttaaaataaaataccctTTGGTTTTCGTACCCTTGGAACAAGTTATTTATGTACTCTAGGCAAAAGCCTGCTTTGCTTTGCacaggccgccatcttgtgcaaccatgtttctacagtggcCAGCATGTCCAGTTTGAGGAAGTATACAACGTCAACATAGAAGAATGATGTTCTGGTATGCGATGCAACTTCAGTTcttacagactggacctttagtTGGTGTGTTTATGAATACTAAAGCAGCGGTAAGGAGCCCTGAGTGTGTTGTTAATGACACAATCACCAACTCTTAAAAAGCATCAGTGTTGAGGTATTTACAGCTTAGTGAACCTGTGCCAAATGTGATTTAACTGGAAATATGGGGCAAAAAAAGTATAATGTGACCATGACATTGAAGCATAACTGTGATTATGTAGAGCAGTGTGTTTTCAGACACAGCATATTACAACTACACTTGATCGTGTTGAAGTGTAGCCTCTATATGATATCACTATTGGCTCACAATGAGTAAGTGCTGAACTAACTCCAAAGCTGTAGGTGTAAGTTGTACTGTACATAGTGAGATGGAATATAATGATGAGGTAGATAAAGGCCATGATGTAAGCTCGACTATGCTGGCTTTTTAATGAAGGAATTGGTTAAAATATTCACACTACCCACTCTCTGAGTGGCTCAACTATAGACCATATATAAAAATGGTTATCTGGTAGTAAAACAAACTCCTGTTATGAAGCCTCGGGATTCTCGGGATTTGTGATTTGACAGGTGCAATGACACTTTTTGCATCTGGAAATTCACAGAAGTCACCTGAAACCAGGTAACTATAGTATGATGCAATCACAATAATGCCCActcatgtgttgtgtttatcatctattttcttgtaaatgggaacataatttataaatatgtcatcatgtgctattaaagaagacctgaaaACTAGTGTAAGAACATATCCCTTCTTATTGCAGAGTTTCCTATGGTGGCTGTTACTTCCGTCATACTTCCTGGAATTtacttttcaaaccagaagacCATGTGCATTTTTACATGCAGTTTACGGGCTGAACCAGGATAACTACGTTTTGAATGAGAAATGTATTTGATCTtagatctgtgttttttttatgaatgaattGATCATTTAGAGTAATTTACTCATGGTGTCACTTATTTAGGCAGATCAAATCTAATCACCAAAGTCTAAATTTGACTTTAGCACATGTCATTTGTAGTTCAATAATGACTCGTACCGGCGGGGAGAGCACTTTGGTGTCCAGCAGGTGCGTGCAGACATCCTGGACGGGTGAGATTTCCAGGAGGCGTGCAGCAGCAAGGATGTCAGCCACACTGCTGTGACTGACAGTTAGAGTGGCCGTGTAGGCAAAGTCCAGCAATGCTCCCAGAGCCTCTGTTGCCAGAAAGTCGATGTTGTAGACGTTCTGTTGGTCAGCAGCAGCCCCAGAAGTGAAGAGCTTGTGGAAGTACGGGCTGCAGGAAGCCAGGACGGAGCGATGAGCTGGGAACTCCCGATCCGGAGTAACCAGGAGCACATCACACAGCAGGCCACTGAGCCGCTGCTTGTTCAGGTTGCCCAGGATGTCTGCGCTGTGCTCAGGGAAAGGGATCCCCACAGGGCCTTCCTCTGCTTCTCCTgcccctcctctgcctcctccaccGCCACTGTTTGCCGTCCCCCTGAGCTGCCTGCCGCCCCTCCCACCGGCTCCTGACGACATCTTCCACCAGCCTGCCGCCGAGCCGCCTAGCACAGCCCCCACCCGTGTATCCGTCCTGCCGTCTGTCCGTCTGCCTGTCTGAAAGGGAAGAGAGTTG is a window from the Solea solea chromosome 9, fSolSol10.1, whole genome shotgun sequence genome containing:
- the zbtb7a gene encoding zinc finger and BTB domain-containing protein 7A, translated to MSSGAGGRGGRQLRGTANSGGGGGRGGAGEAEEGPVGIPFPEHSADILGNLNKQRLSGLLCDVLLVTPDREFPAHRSVLASCSPYFHKLFTSGAAADQQNVYNIDFLATEALGALLDFAYTATLTVSHSSVADILAAARLLEISPVQDVCTHLLDTKVLSPPAGSEQRDEDEEKEGKGRGGKEQGNRVRAREYLEYFQRGAHWSSSCSTPELRDLPTHLHFNHGNGPSNGAPGGHGEYYSPLALALAQAPTQEHEEEDEDDYEEEDGETVQGNGASLGSSFYPPSQNGHFYLPPDSRLGQETEMEDGSREVLTRERGSASALLQQMMDSIERQKERPVTGEEPGDGDDPDMEFYLNYFNSTQPEDAASAAVSHGVPPLWLSRGSTGQDRAGGERGNGGGGGGGGERKMRSKAFQKCPICSKVIQGAGKLPRHIRTHTGEKPYECAICKVRFTRQDKLKVHMRKHTGEKPYLCTQCGAAFAHNYDLKNHMRVHTGLRPYQCSSCFKTFVRSDHLHRHLKKDGCNGIPSRRGRKPRVREPTLLEPPLGLLSPSSETVPGPRTIRGRRHSESTSAAEVGGVSGGHTLSPQLQELAEEAGP